A region from the Muribaculum gordoncarteri genome encodes:
- a CDS encoding TonB-dependent receptor: protein MSARLYILVFFIISFAVPMSAQQDDERLDSLIRTLELKEVVVTAKKIRQSGDTISYAASSYISKNDKTLEDLLRKMPGIEVKSDGQIIYNGQWINEFYIEGLDMLGSNYGVATKNIDAHDIGTVQILEDHQDVKMLQGVRRGAAPAMNIRLKQSAKGIWSSTFDGAIGSQPNISWDASASLMNFRRNAQNISVYKTNNIGIDLRTEINAPSTYTSSYGTGILYPETPSLSNKYIYRNTSHSLSVNQLLKLSEDKTFTFNLNYLFDKEKRNSNDETTYLSDSVARYIIKESNSSDIHQHFVGTHAVYKLNGKKIYLKNTLSANASFPKGEGLINDLILQKFSAHSIKIDDELKLNYKKHNGGIADASFHISYNDKKGLLNLPNNEFCQIVDQRSFNIDGSGSLIALSIPHFMFNLNGEIDASWQHANTNLDIDNQSMPDDQQTWQVGARVTPKIFWHYGQKFQWLIYVPAGFMYYKSDNQTWNYNKTFFSIRPYSNITYKPSDRLSFSLTTIGEESLPSAISLMVQKRFIDYRTTISNPGHIEATMNRTLKTAFNASYTNVLDMLFGSLALTYVQSRYGNSSGYDITDDIINYIRLPYSTNSRIWQLDQTFSKGFFRWNSKVSESFSIGMNNSEYYINDEIHEGKSKYLRAKLSYNATFTKWLSFETSNEYTLSKSFTDGKANDGTKHTFTNATSIVLWPFKQLNVSPSVMFYNNNYSTSYRNNVFLNCNIEYTLGNTILSLQCSNLLNNDVFRRYNDNGIIRYSSEYHLRGRTIMVGIRIRIT, encoded by the coding sequence ATGTCCGCTCGTCTATATATACTTGTATTTTTTATTATTTCGTTTGCTGTGCCAATGTCGGCACAGCAAGATGACGAGCGGCTTGACTCTTTAATCAGAACGCTCGAATTAAAAGAGGTTGTTGTCACGGCTAAAAAAATAAGACAATCGGGTGATACAATATCTTATGCTGCATCTTCATATATAAGCAAAAATGATAAGACATTAGAGGACTTACTCCGGAAAATGCCCGGTATTGAAGTGAAATCGGACGGACAAATTATATATAATGGACAATGGATTAATGAGTTCTATATCGAAGGGTTAGATATGCTTGGCTCTAACTATGGAGTAGCCACCAAAAATATAGATGCGCATGACATTGGGACTGTACAAATTCTTGAAGATCACCAAGATGTAAAAATGCTCCAAGGCGTAAGGCGCGGAGCCGCACCAGCAATGAATATACGCCTAAAGCAGAGCGCAAAGGGTATCTGGTCGTCCACTTTTGATGGCGCTATAGGAAGCCAGCCCAATATATCCTGGGATGCATCGGCTTCACTAATGAACTTCAGACGTAATGCTCAAAATATATCGGTTTATAAAACCAATAACATAGGTATTGATTTACGGACTGAAATTAATGCTCCATCTACATACACATCATCTTACGGAACCGGGATATTATATCCTGAGACTCCATCCTTATCTAATAAGTACATTTATAGAAACACCTCTCATAGCCTTTCAGTGAACCAGTTGCTGAAACTTAGTGAAGATAAAACATTTACGTTTAATCTTAATTATCTTTTCGACAAAGAAAAGCGTAATTCAAATGATGAAACAACGTATTTGTCTGACAGTGTGGCAAGGTATATCATCAAGGAATCTAATTCTTCTGATATACATCAGCATTTTGTTGGGACCCATGCTGTTTATAAACTTAATGGGAAGAAAATATACCTCAAAAATACTCTTTCCGCAAATGCTTCTTTTCCAAAAGGAGAAGGACTAATTAATGATTTAATTCTCCAAAAATTTTCAGCTCACTCAATAAAAATTGATGATGAATTGAAACTTAACTATAAGAAACATAATGGGGGAATTGCAGATGCTTCATTCCATATATCCTATAACGATAAGAAGGGATTATTGAATCTGCCTAATAATGAATTTTGTCAGATAGTAGATCAACGAAGCTTCAATATTGACGGAAGTGGCTCCTTGATTGCTCTTTCAATACCACACTTCATGTTTAATCTGAATGGAGAAATTGATGCAAGTTGGCAACATGCTAATACCAATCTTGATATTGACAATCAGTCTATGCCTGATGATCAACAAACATGGCAGGTTGGTGCAAGGGTTACTCCAAAAATATTTTGGCATTATGGGCAAAAATTTCAATGGCTTATATATGTGCCTGCAGGTTTTATGTATTATAAGTCTGACAATCAAACTTGGAATTATAATAAAACATTCTTCTCGATAAGACCATATTCGAACATAACATATAAACCATCAGACCGGCTTTCGTTCTCACTTACCACAATAGGTGAAGAATCCTTACCTTCTGCCATATCCCTTATGGTTCAAAAACGATTTATAGACTACCGCACAACCATCTCTAACCCGGGACATATTGAAGCGACAATGAACCGAACACTAAAAACGGCATTCAATGCGAGCTATACAAATGTGTTGGATATGCTATTTGGTAGCCTTGCATTAACGTATGTTCAATCGCGTTATGGCAATAGTTCCGGATATGACATAACTGACGATATTATTAATTATATAAGATTGCCATATTCTACAAATAGCCGGATATGGCAACTTGATCAAACATTTTCAAAAGGTTTTTTCCGATGGAACTCAAAGGTAAGTGAGTCATTTAGTATAGGCATGAATAATAGTGAATATTATATCAATGATGAAATTCATGAAGGCAAAAGCAAGTATCTTCGGGCTAAACTTTCATATAATGCGACGTTTACTAAATGGCTGTCTTTTGAGACCTCAAATGAATATACCCTATCCAAGAGCTTTACAGATGGCAAAGCTAATGATGGCACGAAACATACCTTCACCAATGCCACGTCCATTGTATTATGGCCGTTTAAGCAACTGAATGTCTCGCCATCTGTGATGTTCTATAATAATAATTACTCTACATCATATAGGAATAATGTGTTCCTGAATTGCAACATTGAATATACTCTCGGAAACACCATACTGTCACTGCAATGCAGTAACTTGTTAAACAACGATGTTTTTAGAAGGTATAACGACAATGGAATCATTAGATACTCAAGTGAATATCATTTGCGAGGACGCACTATTATGGTAGGCATTAGAATACGAATAACATAA
- the dcm gene encoding DNA (cytosine-5-)-methyltransferase gives MLDRTVRFIDLFAGIGGIRTGLSQALEEAGYTPHCVLTSEIKPYAVKVLQDNYPQENMVGDVTQLSTDDIPDFDILCAGFPCQAFSSAGKRQGFADTRGTLFFEVERILRAKRPQGFILENVEGLVNHDGGRTLDVIISKLLDLGYKVEYKVLNSTQFGVPQERKRIYIVGTFVEKPNLEQFPVATKTVGDVLEFGRPTVDSPFVKLLLQHFKIEELYGKSIKDKRGGDTNIHSWDIETKGPVSQEQKKLLNSILRERRKKKWAEDIGIEWMDGMPLTTAQISSFFPHPNLQELLDDLADKGYLKFEHPKQKKKKTDLFGNTTTIREQDLSLPKGYNIVAGKLSFEISKVMGPNEIAPTLVAMDMQKLFVADGGGLRRLTLREGLRLFGYPETMQLNVSEKDGFDLLGNTVVVPVIKAVATRLINAINSLNE, from the coding sequence ATGCTTGACAGAACAGTTAGATTTATTGACCTATTCGCCGGCATTGGCGGAATACGCACTGGCTTGTCTCAGGCTTTAGAGGAAGCCGGATATACGCCTCATTGCGTGTTGACGTCAGAAATCAAACCGTATGCAGTCAAGGTCTTGCAAGATAATTATCCGCAAGAAAATATGGTTGGTGATGTCACGCAGTTATCCACTGATGATATTCCGGATTTTGATATTCTTTGTGCGGGATTCCCATGTCAGGCATTTTCTTCGGCTGGGAAAAGACAAGGTTTTGCCGATACACGAGGAACTTTGTTTTTTGAGGTGGAAAGGATATTACGGGCTAAGCGACCTCAAGGATTTATTCTTGAAAATGTTGAAGGTCTTGTCAACCATGATGGAGGCAGAACACTTGATGTCATCATTTCCAAATTGCTTGATTTGGGGTATAAAGTGGAATATAAGGTATTGAATTCAACTCAGTTTGGCGTACCCCAAGAACGTAAACGCATATATATTGTAGGTACATTTGTGGAGAAACCCAATCTTGAGCAATTTCCTGTGGCGACAAAAACCGTAGGGGACGTGCTTGAATTCGGAAGACCCACAGTTGATAGTCCGTTTGTTAAATTGCTTCTACAACATTTTAAGATTGAGGAACTTTACGGCAAATCAATCAAAGACAAACGAGGCGGAGATACAAATATTCATTCTTGGGATATCGAAACAAAGGGGCCGGTTTCCCAAGAACAGAAAAAATTGTTGAACAGCATTCTTCGTGAGAGAAGAAAGAAGAAATGGGCAGAAGACATTGGTATTGAGTGGATGGATGGAATGCCTCTGACAACAGCACAAATATCATCATTCTTCCCTCATCCTAACTTACAGGAGTTGCTTGATGATTTGGCTGATAAAGGCTACCTAAAATTTGAGCATCCCAAACAGAAGAAGAAAAAAACAGACTTGTTTGGCAATACAACAACAATTCGAGAACAGGATTTATCTCTCCCGAAAGGATATAATATTGTTGCAGGTAAATTGAGCTTTGAAATCAGCAAAGTTATGGGACCAAATGAAATAGCCCCCACTTTGGTAGCTATGGATATGCAAAAACTGTTCGTGGCTGATGGCGGAGGACTGCGCCGTCTTACACTTCGTGAAGGATTGCGATTGTTCGGATATCCCGAAACGATGCAGCTCAATGTGTCAGAAAAGGATGGTTTTGACTTGTTGGGCAATACAGTTGTTGTCCCTGTTATCAAAGCTGTTGCAACACGCTTAATTAACGCCATAAATAGCTTAAATGAATAA
- a CDS encoding M56 family metallopeptidase, translating to MMQYLVNYSLNAGVIIMILWVGYQFALSRNTNFKTSRAALLSIYLLAALLPFMPIISFIPSDIALVGGNVEVGNIEASNNPTVSGIQFNRIIGLIYIAGCLAVSFFLLIGWYKIIRIIKNANKEERIGYTLAISPLSSTAPFNCWRYIVVNEKDADNETILAHESKHVFYGHTFDLILGQFVLVLQWWNPAAWLMFRSLRTLHEYQADEGVLTEGYSRCDYELLMLNRAIEKQNFFLANTFSSGSLNARITMMGKRRKQSSKLSYLVLIPVILLAALFPKIPFARTPIEPAQNLVFVEGSETMPEYPGGEQAMMSAILWEVKYPHDLLEKGASGVARIGFTVNTDGSMSDFKVVKSSGFDELDSEAIRAIQSSLKESWISGTVDGKAVASAVSIPVTFYIAQ from the coding sequence ATGATGCAGTATTTAGTTAACTATTCTCTGAATGCCGGAGTGATTATCATGATATTATGGGTTGGCTATCAATTCGCTCTCTCTCGCAATACTAATTTCAAGACAAGCCGCGCAGCTCTACTTTCTATTTATCTACTTGCTGCGCTTCTCCCATTTATGCCCATAATTTCGTTTATTCCTTCCGATATAGCCTTGGTTGGAGGAAATGTTGAAGTGGGTAACATCGAAGCATCCAATAACCCTACAGTAAGCGGTATTCAATTCAATCGTATTATTGGATTGATTTATATTGCTGGATGTCTTGCTGTTTCATTTTTTCTACTTATCGGTTGGTATAAAATAATCCGCATTATCAAAAATGCCAATAAAGAAGAAAGAATCGGCTATACTTTGGCAATCAGCCCACTCTCCTCGACTGCTCCATTTAATTGTTGGAGATATATTGTTGTCAATGAGAAAGACGCAGACAATGAAACAATCCTTGCACATGAATCAAAACATGTATTTTACGGTCATACTTTTGATTTGATATTAGGTCAATTTGTACTTGTATTACAGTGGTGGAATCCCGCAGCTTGGTTGATGTTCCGCAGTTTACGCACACTACATGAATACCAAGCAGATGAAGGCGTCCTGACAGAAGGATATTCCCGGTGTGATTATGAATTACTGATGCTGAATAGAGCCATTGAAAAACAGAACTTCTTCTTGGCTAATACATTTAGCTCCGGAAGTCTCAATGCTCGTATCACGATGATGGGCAAGCGTAGAAAACAGTCATCGAAATTAAGTTATCTGGTACTTATTCCTGTGATTTTATTGGCCGCCTTATTTCCAAAAATCCCGTTTGCTCGAACCCCGATAGAACCTGCTCAAAATTTAGTTTTTGTGGAGGGTTCTGAAACGATGCCTGAATACCCCGGTGGGGAACAAGCAATGATGAGTGCTATTCTTTGGGAGGTGAAATATCCGCATGATCTACTCGAAAAGGGAGCCAGTGGTGTGGCACGAATTGGTTTTACTGTAAATACTGACGGCTCAATGTCTGATTTCAAAGTAGTAAAATCATCGGGGTTTGATGAACTTGACAGTGAAGCTATCCGAGCTATCCAAAGTTCTTTGAAAGAATCTTGGATTTCCGGCACTGTTGATGGAAAAGCCGTAGCGAGTGCCGTTTCAATTCCTGTAACATTCTACATCGCACAATAA
- a CDS encoding sigma-54-dependent transcriptional regulator produces MNKILIVDASAPDGRIMAGLLTRAGYDPVVTDCIEAGKVEAAKLPPGAVIVAAMRLSDGTAKEFINWLKTEGYKFPVIAIVDNLNTDAVDVMRGGGAVDVVQRLAIDKQLIETVEKYAKPEHVVLTLGNQLLPRKSEVWQKIEEKITAIAATNANAIIFGECGSGKEQVAHQIYLNSSREQKPITIVDAGGAALVGRHNPENERSEIYNRIEGYFQKSAGGTIIIKNVHLLTFEKQSVLLHILETEHPDVRVICTAEPELLKMVTEKTFRPNLFFILRQSDIAVPALKDTTEDIPEIADFFLKRYSAKTGKQRKHLDASAIKALKLYPWPGNVRELKDIVLFAAFHAKGDIISEADINFNLSEPRADDDLSLRNPQREREKILEAYRRGGSWSEAAKLLGITEKTLFNLRNKYGIERNGENQP; encoded by the coding sequence ATGAACAAGATTCTCATTGTAGATGCGTCCGCACCCGACGGGAGAATTATGGCGGGCTTGTTGACACGGGCCGGTTATGATCCTGTCGTTACGGATTGCATCGAGGCCGGAAAAGTTGAGGCGGCAAAGCTGCCTCCCGGCGCGGTTATCGTAGCGGCAATGCGATTGTCGGACGGTACCGCAAAAGAGTTTATTAACTGGCTGAAGACCGAGGGATACAAATTCCCTGTCATAGCCATAGTGGATAACCTGAACACTGACGCTGTTGATGTGATGCGTGGCGGTGGAGCTGTCGATGTGGTTCAGCGTCTTGCGATTGACAAGCAACTGATTGAAACGGTTGAGAAATATGCAAAACCGGAACACGTCGTGCTGACACTCGGCAATCAACTGTTACCGCGCAAAAGCGAGGTATGGCAGAAGATTGAGGAAAAGATAACGGCTATTGCCGCTACCAACGCCAACGCAATCATCTTCGGAGAGTGCGGTTCGGGCAAGGAACAGGTGGCACACCAAATCTACCTCAACAGTTCGCGTGAGCAGAAACCAATAACCATCGTCGATGCCGGGGGTGCTGCTCTCGTAGGTCGGCACAATCCCGAAAATGAGCGCAGTGAAATCTACAACCGCATAGAGGGATACTTTCAAAAGTCAGCAGGTGGAACAATCATCATAAAGAATGTGCATCTGTTGACCTTTGAGAAACAATCGGTGTTACTGCACATCCTCGAAACCGAACATCCCGACGTGCGTGTAATCTGCACCGCAGAGCCGGAGTTGTTGAAGATGGTAACGGAAAAGACATTCCGCCCCAATCTGTTCTTCATTCTCCGACAATCAGACATCGCTGTGCCGGCGCTGAAAGATACAACCGAGGACATTCCAGAAATTGCCGATTTCTTCCTCAAACGCTATTCAGCCAAGACAGGCAAACAGCGAAAGCACCTCGACGCATCGGCGATAAAGGCGCTTAAACTCTACCCGTGGCCCGGCAACGTGCGCGAGTTGAAAGACATCGTTCTTTTCGCCGCTTTCCACGCCAAAGGCGATATCATATCCGAGGCTGACATCAATTTCAACCTATCGGAGCCGAGGGCTGACGATGATTTAAGCCTGCGCAATCCGCAACGTGAACGTGAGAAAATACTCGAAGCGTATCGTCGCGGAGGCAGTTGGAGCGAGGCTGCCAAGCTGTTAGGCATAACCGAAAAAACACTTTTCAATCTTCGCAATAAGTACGGAATTGAGCGAAACGGTGAAAATCAGCCTTGA
- a CDS encoding GLPGLI family protein: protein MRILITLLASLMMLAGPAAIAQVTVSYAMDTPTFTLAHEDTDKYETLDTCYLNVSYQFKYRNSEKDDSLSFDDIMDLQMGKDYNAFFSRDLRALDTQNTKELKSTMQFSTIPENYVGFDLLFNHKDSLTTVTNRLPYTSQVIEYSEQSESPEWTYIPDEIATVMDYHCHVATCNYGGRNWKVYYTNDIPVPYGPWKLNGVKGLVLKAEDSENNFIFEAVGLTQKPQPIIRYDWSRKKMKKEDWKKYEQEMYKNAGAFVRNTGARILIMDNSEQGFHRLNEDWSQYYNPLER, encoded by the coding sequence ATGAGAATTTTGATTACACTTTTAGCATCCTTAATGATGCTTGCCGGGCCTGCCGCTATAGCACAGGTTACCGTATCGTATGCTATGGATACGCCTACGTTTACCCTCGCTCATGAGGACACTGATAAGTATGAGACATTAGATACTTGCTATCTTAACGTTTCATACCAGTTCAAGTATCGCAATTCAGAGAAAGACGATTCTTTGAGTTTCGATGACATCATGGACTTGCAAATGGGAAAAGACTACAATGCTTTCTTTAGCCGTGATTTGCGAGCTCTTGATACACAAAACACGAAAGAACTTAAATCTACAATGCAATTCTCTACTATTCCGGAGAATTATGTTGGGTTCGACCTTCTGTTCAATCATAAGGACTCACTGACTACAGTCACCAATCGTCTTCCATACACTTCTCAAGTCATTGAATACAGTGAACAATCAGAATCTCCTGAATGGACGTATATACCCGATGAGATTGCTACTGTAATGGACTATCATTGCCATGTCGCAACATGCAATTATGGAGGAAGAAATTGGAAAGTGTATTATACAAATGACATTCCTGTTCCTTATGGACCGTGGAAGCTGAACGGAGTAAAGGGATTGGTCCTTAAGGCTGAAGACTCTGAAAACAACTTTATTTTTGAAGCTGTAGGTTTGACACAAAAGCCACAACCTATTATTCGCTATGACTGGAGTAGAAAGAAAATGAAGAAAGAAGATTGGAAAAAATATGAACAGGAGATGTATAAAAACGCCGGGGCATTCGTCCGAAATACTGGGGCACGCATCCTTATTATGGATAACAGTGAACAAGGTTTTCATCGTCTCAATGAAGATTGGTCTCAATACTACAATCCATTAGAAAGATAA